A genomic stretch from Marinimicrobium sp. C6131 includes:
- the slmA gene encoding nucleoid occlusion factor SlmA, translated as MSKPTAKSSRRQQILESLAHMLEASPGARITTAALAREVGVSEAALYRHFPSKSKMFEGLIEFIEDTIFTRISLILTEEPAALRRCEKILLLLLTFTERNPGITRLLTGDALTGETERLRLRVAQLFERVETQLKQVLREAELREGLRPNLPLSAAANLLMACADGRITQFVRSQFRRPPTEHWAEQWPVLVSGLMREQVPA; from the coding sequence ATGAGCAAGCCCACCGCCAAATCCTCCCGTCGCCAACAGATTCTGGAGTCTCTGGCTCACATGCTGGAAGCCAGCCCCGGTGCCCGTATCACCACGGCCGCCCTGGCTCGGGAAGTGGGCGTCTCCGAAGCGGCGCTGTACCGCCACTTCCCCAGCAAGTCCAAGATGTTTGAAGGGTTGATCGAGTTTATCGAAGACACGATTTTCACCCGCATCTCCCTGATCCTGACGGAAGAGCCGGCCGCTTTGCGCCGGTGCGAGAAGATTCTCCTGTTGCTGCTGACCTTCACCGAACGCAACCCCGGCATCACCCGGTTGCTCACCGGCGACGCCCTGACCGGCGAAACCGAACGGCTTCGGCTGCGCGTGGCCCAGCTGTTTGAGCGGGTGGAAACCCAGTTGAAGCAGGTGTTGAGAGAAGCGGAATTGCGCGAGGGGTTACGGCCCAATTTGCCCTTGTCGGCCGCCGCCAATCTGTTGATGGCCTGTGCCGATGGGCGGATCACCCAGTTTGTGCGCAGTCAGTTCCGGCGCCCACCGACCGAGCACTGGGCGGAACAGTGGCCGGTACTGGTGAGCGGCCTTATGCGCGAACAGGTTCCGGCCTGA
- the pyrE gene encoding orotate phosphoribosyltransferase, translating into MENYQRDFIELAIEHQALGFGEFTLKSGRVSPYFFNAGKFQTGRALAKLGRCYAAALMASGVEVDLIFGPAYKGIPLATTTAVALADHHDRDLPYAFNRKEAKDHGEGGSLVGAPLDGRVLIVDDVITAGTAVGESMELIRSAGAEPAGVLIGLNRQERGKGSLSAIQEVEQQYGIPVISIVNLDDVVAYLKADKARPEVVAAIEAYRAEYGV; encoded by the coding sequence ATGGAGAACTACCAGCGCGACTTTATCGAGTTGGCCATTGAGCACCAGGCCCTGGGCTTTGGCGAGTTTACCCTCAAATCCGGCCGGGTCAGCCCGTATTTTTTCAATGCCGGCAAGTTTCAGACCGGTCGGGCACTGGCAAAGCTGGGGCGTTGCTACGCGGCGGCGCTGATGGCCTCGGGCGTAGAGGTGGACCTGATCTTCGGCCCGGCCTACAAGGGGATTCCCCTGGCCACCACCACTGCCGTGGCGCTGGCCGACCACCACGACCGGGATCTGCCCTACGCGTTCAACCGCAAAGAGGCCAAGGACCACGGCGAGGGCGGCTCCCTGGTGGGCGCGCCGCTGGACGGTCGGGTACTCATTGTGGACGATGTGATTACCGCTGGAACCGCCGTGGGTGAGTCCATGGAGCTGATTCGTTCGGCGGGCGCTGAACCGGCGGGGGTGTTGATTGGTCTTAACCGTCAGGAGCGCGGCAAAGGCTCCCTGTCGGCGATCCAGGAAGTGGAGCAGCAGTACGGCATTCCGGTGATCAGTATTGTCAATCTGGACGATGTGGTGGCCTACCTGAAAGCGGACAAGGCCCGCCCGGAGGTGGTGGCGGCCATTGAAGCCTATCGCGCCGAGTACGGCGTGTAA
- a CDS encoding exodeoxyribonuclease III yields the protein MRVISLSVDGIFQAAQRGLFDWLDSQDADVICLQDLRALEYELEDKPVFQLDGYFSYFFDSGTPHYNGVAIYTRKQPKALIFGLGFSSGVDMEGRYLQIDYEQLSIGSMLAPSATSEMESQEVKIKFFDDLQAHLDKITRKRREFIFCGNWAMAHTPRDVTNPEKNEHESGFLPHERQWLSQVFNQIGYVDAFRKANKDPDEYSWWPSGKIEEGEGWRTDMQIVSAPIGQRVEHAAIYKIQQFSSHLPVIVDYDIEL from the coding sequence ATGAGAGTTATCAGTCTTAGCGTCGATGGTATTTTCCAGGCGGCTCAGCGCGGTCTGTTTGACTGGCTGGACAGCCAGGATGCAGACGTCATCTGTCTGCAGGATCTGCGCGCACTGGAATATGAACTGGAAGACAAGCCGGTATTTCAACTGGACGGTTATTTCAGCTACTTCTTCGACTCCGGGACACCGCACTACAACGGCGTGGCCATCTACACCCGCAAGCAGCCCAAGGCCCTGATTTTTGGCCTGGGGTTCTCGTCCGGCGTGGATATGGAAGGTCGTTACCTGCAGATTGACTACGAACAGCTAAGCATTGGCTCAATGCTGGCGCCCAGTGCTACCTCGGAAATGGAATCCCAGGAAGTGAAGATCAAGTTTTTCGACGACCTACAGGCCCATCTGGACAAGATTACCCGCAAGCGCCGCGAGTTCATCTTCTGCGGCAACTGGGCCATGGCGCACACCCCCCGGGATGTGACCAACCCGGAGAAAAATGAGCACGAATCCGGCTTTCTGCCCCACGAGCGGCAGTGGCTTAGCCAGGTGTTCAACCAGATCGGCTATGTGGACGCCTTTCGCAAGGCCAACAAGGACCCGGACGAATACAGCTGGTGGCCCAGCGGCAAGATTGAGGAAGGCGAGGGGTGGCGCACCGATATGCAGATCGTGTCAGCGCCCATCGGCCAGCGGGTTGAGCATGCGGCCATCTATAAAATTCAGCAGTTTTCCAGCCACCTGCCGGTGATTGTGGATTACGATATCGAGCTTTGA
- the rph gene encoding ribonuclease PH produces the protein MTETTVQRPSGRQPDQLRDVRLTRRYTKHAEGSVLVEFGDTKVICTASVVEGVPPFLRGKGQGWLTAEYGMLPRSTGSRMNREAARGKQGGRTVEIQRLIGRSLRAAIDLDALGENTIQLDCDVIQADGGTRTASITGAWVALADAVSFLQDKGLVKDSPLKRAIASVSVGIYQGVPVLDLDYPEDSRADTDMNVVMGDDGGIIEIQGTAEAEPFTETEFGAMMALAKKGIGELNRLQQAALAE, from the coding sequence ATGACCGAGACGACCGTTCAGCGCCCCAGTGGCCGCCAGCCCGACCAGTTACGCGATGTGCGCCTGACCCGCCGTTACACCAAGCACGCGGAGGGTTCGGTGCTGGTGGAATTTGGGGACACCAAGGTGATCTGCACCGCGAGCGTGGTCGAGGGCGTGCCGCCTTTCCTGCGTGGCAAAGGCCAGGGCTGGCTGACCGCCGAGTACGGCATGCTGCCCCGCTCCACCGGCTCGCGCATGAATCGCGAGGCGGCCCGTGGCAAGCAAGGGGGGCGCACGGTGGAAATCCAGCGTCTGATTGGCCGCTCCCTGCGTGCTGCGATTGATCTGGACGCGTTGGGTGAAAATACCATTCAGCTCGACTGCGATGTGATTCAGGCTGACGGCGGCACCCGCACCGCCTCCATTACCGGCGCCTGGGTTGCGCTCGCCGACGCCGTGTCGTTTCTGCAGGACAAAGGTCTGGTCAAGGACAGTCCGCTCAAGCGCGCCATTGCCTCGGTGTCCGTTGGCATTTATCAGGGCGTGCCGGTGCTGGATCTGGATTATCCGGAGGACTCCAGAGCGGATACCGATATGAACGTGGTGATGGGTGATGACGGCGGCATCATCGAAATCCAGGGGACTGCCGAGGCCGAACCGTTTACCGAAACCGAGTTCGGGGCCATGATGGCCTTGGCCAAGAAGGGCATTGGGGAGTTGAATCGGTTGCAGCAGGCGGCGCTGGCGGAGTAA
- a CDS encoding YicC/YloC family endoribonuclease: MPRSMTGFARTSQQYDWGTLTWEIRSVNHRYLEPAFRLPEDLREIEPHLRERIRKRLHRGKLEMSLTLQKEEGAEQALGINLPRVRQLAEAAHKIGNELHDAAPVSPLDVLRWPGVLQQAELNRDTLIEAALALFDQTLKQLLEHRTREGNELVQFIHQRLDGISAEVVKLRERLPEILTAQREKLQSKIEALKVDLDPERLEQEITLLAQKADVDEELDRLDTHVAEVKHTLSQKSSLGRRLDFLMQELNREANTLSSKAIVAETTQSAVELKVLIEQMREQIQNIE, encoded by the coding sequence ATGCCACGCAGTATGACCGGTTTTGCCCGCACATCGCAGCAGTATGACTGGGGCACACTCACCTGGGAAATCCGCAGCGTCAACCACCGCTACCTGGAGCCGGCCTTCCGCCTGCCTGAAGACCTGCGCGAAATCGAGCCCCATCTGCGCGAGCGCATCCGCAAGCGCCTGCACCGGGGCAAGCTGGAAATGAGCCTGACCCTACAGAAGGAGGAGGGCGCCGAACAGGCTCTGGGCATCAACCTGCCAAGAGTTCGCCAGCTCGCCGAGGCGGCCCACAAAATCGGTAACGAACTGCACGACGCCGCGCCGGTCAGTCCGCTGGACGTGTTGCGCTGGCCGGGCGTGTTGCAACAGGCCGAACTCAATCGCGACACCCTGATTGAAGCCGCCCTGGCACTGTTTGACCAGACCCTGAAACAACTGCTGGAACACCGCACCCGCGAAGGCAACGAGCTGGTTCAGTTCATTCATCAGCGGCTGGACGGCATCAGTGCCGAGGTGGTGAAGCTGCGCGAGCGGTTACCGGAAATACTGACGGCCCAGCGGGAGAAACTGCAGAGCAAAATCGAAGCACTGAAGGTCGACCTGGACCCGGAGCGCCTGGAGCAGGAGATCACCCTGCTGGCGCAAAAGGCCGACGTGGACGAAGAGCTGGATCGTCTCGACACTCATGTCGCCGAGGTGAAGCACACCCTCAGTCAGAAAAGCTCCCTGGGCCGCCGGCTGGACTTTCTGATGCAGGAACTTAACCGCGAGGCCAACACGCTCTCATCCAAGGCGATCGTGGCGGAAACCACCCAGTCCGCGGTGGAGCTTAAGGTGTTGATTGAGCAGATGCGGGAACAGATCCAGAACATTGAATGA
- a CDS encoding tyrosine-type recombinase/integrase, translating to MGKLYDKTVKKLIKEKPSVRHADGNGLYLMTPKRGDAYWMLRYTTPATKLRREYTIGKVDDWSLADARDEAAKLRLAIKREGADPVQERQKINQNPFKTLNDLYADYYELRKREIASHHKEKSLYEREVAWRIGKVELEKIRPVDISEILRDVANGYDDNKPRPTLSNDLMRLLRNLFDHGIKLDVTRFNPASPFRPRDAGGEEKAANYPMNEDEVTEFFTKLRVIPAQFSRENYLACALLIATCTRKMELLAAPWSEFDLENRIWYLPEERTKKRRAIDIPLAEPAVEWLNELKVRSCGSEWVFPARRISKKARTPHVCENTLNHALKKLFEKKLFSFDKRRVHDLRGTARTKLGKLGFDDNLAQRCLNQLPGNRTDRVYNKHAYFEERKEAHEALCEWLAPIVRGEVSSGE from the coding sequence GTGGGCAAGCTATACGACAAGACCGTCAAGAAACTGATCAAAGAGAAGCCATCCGTGCGGCATGCCGATGGCAATGGTCTCTACCTCATGACCCCGAAGCGCGGCGATGCCTACTGGATGCTGCGCTATACCACCCCAGCTACCAAGCTCCGGCGCGAATACACCATCGGCAAGGTGGACGACTGGTCATTGGCCGACGCCCGTGATGAGGCGGCGAAGCTGAGGTTGGCGATCAAGCGTGAGGGTGCTGACCCGGTTCAAGAGCGGCAGAAGATCAACCAAAACCCCTTCAAAACGCTCAATGACCTGTACGCGGACTACTACGAGCTTCGCAAACGAGAAATCGCGTCTCACCATAAAGAGAAGAGCCTGTACGAACGCGAGGTGGCCTGGCGCATCGGGAAGGTGGAGCTGGAAAAGATCCGGCCAGTGGATATCAGTGAAATTCTGCGCGACGTGGCCAATGGCTATGACGACAATAAGCCCCGCCCAACCCTCTCAAATGACTTGATGCGTCTGTTGAGGAATCTGTTTGATCATGGCATCAAACTGGACGTCACCAGGTTCAATCCGGCCTCGCCATTCCGTCCCAGGGACGCCGGCGGAGAGGAGAAGGCCGCCAACTACCCAATGAATGAAGACGAAGTCACCGAGTTCTTTACCAAACTTAGGGTGATTCCGGCGCAGTTCAGTCGAGAGAACTACTTGGCCTGCGCGTTACTGATAGCGACTTGTACGAGAAAGATGGAGCTTTTGGCCGCGCCTTGGTCGGAATTCGATCTGGAGAACCGTATCTGGTACCTGCCCGAGGAAAGGACCAAAAAGAGAAGGGCCATCGATATCCCGTTGGCGGAACCCGCCGTGGAATGGTTGAATGAACTGAAAGTACGCTCCTGTGGGAGTGAGTGGGTCTTCCCAGCTCGCAGGATCAGCAAAAAAGCACGGACTCCGCACGTATGCGAGAATACGCTCAACCATGCGCTCAAGAAGCTCTTTGAGAAAAAGCTCTTCTCATTTGACAAGCGCCGCGTCCACGATCTTCGCGGCACGGCCCGTACGAAACTGGGTAAGCTCGGCTTTGATGACAATCTGGCCCAGCGCTGCCTGAATCAGCTGCCCGGCAACCGGACTGACCGGGTCTATAACAAGCATGCGTATTTTGAAGAACGAAAAGAGGCTCACGAGGCGCTCTGCGAATGGTTAGCGCCCATCGTGAGAGGTGAAGTTAGTTCTGGAGAGTAA
- a CDS encoding helix-turn-helix transcriptional regulator — MIDKTFSPPSEEVRTKLLARSGQCERLVRESDRRTITGVSRTQWWTLERKRVAPARLKLGCNSVAWRLSDLLAWIEQQGA; from the coding sequence ATGATTGATAAAACCTTCAGTCCGCCTTCGGAAGAGGTGCGCACCAAGCTTCTGGCTCGTTCTGGACAGTGTGAGCGGCTGGTTCGGGAGTCGGACCGTCGAACGATTACGGGTGTCAGTCGGACGCAGTGGTGGACTTTGGAAAGAAAGCGAGTGGCTCCGGCACGGCTCAAGTTGGGCTGCAACTCGGTGGCGTGGCGACTATCGGATCTGTTGGCTTGGATCGAACAGCAAGGGGCTTGA
- a CDS encoding DUF927 domain-containing protein — protein MKYQLRDSGLYCYSSEEWQRVGGWIEVVARTRLSNKKHGHGALLQWKNMDNVLLREVVYARTLNGDNARQIRELLVDTGYPLEPGNISWTRLQRYLLEEMAKAPPATTVDRSGWHGPIFATSSWTAGQADEQHHFVGQLSTSPLLQESGSLQDWQNQVGKLCGGNPLAILSVGVALAAPLLKHAELENGAFHLVGNSSTGKTTLLQVAASVCGAPTFVRNWVATANGLAAVAAEHNDMLLALDEIGLARPEDVDVATYHIMTGASKLRANISGDLAEQTHWRTLALSTGEVWLSEVFQEIGKSVKAGQENRLVEIPVFGKFGAFDEVHGFSSPQEFVDALKSRTRHYHGTLFRHWLERLTEDVDDLPGYIQNEVARLTDQWKTSHMASQVLRVIRRFALITAALCLACRNYLLPWSEAESVRAVHQAVGAWLRSRGHIFNSEEHRILARLRDAIYKWNHRLVDIERGDYGRAIGLRRKVAGETQWLIPKNTLIKELGLRSRYTREIEPLIQRDFMETNEQSRGTMKIKLRDRSERFFALWPDRIKAYWEALPDGDGLSQFPTIPTGDSEVEEDD, from the coding sequence ATGAAATATCAATTGAGAGACTCAGGGCTGTACTGCTACAGCTCTGAAGAGTGGCAGAGGGTTGGCGGGTGGATAGAGGTTGTTGCCCGAACCCGCCTCTCCAATAAAAAACACGGCCACGGCGCGCTGCTGCAGTGGAAAAATATGGACAACGTCCTGCTGCGCGAGGTGGTGTATGCGAGGACTCTGAACGGTGATAACGCTCGTCAGATACGAGAGCTGTTGGTGGACACCGGCTATCCCCTCGAACCCGGCAATATTAGCTGGACACGACTGCAGCGGTATTTGCTGGAGGAAATGGCAAAGGCGCCTCCGGCCACAACCGTCGACCGCAGCGGCTGGCATGGGCCTATTTTCGCGACGAGCAGCTGGACGGCAGGTCAGGCGGATGAGCAGCACCACTTTGTAGGGCAGCTATCGACCTCACCGTTGCTCCAGGAAAGCGGGTCTCTTCAAGACTGGCAGAATCAAGTGGGGAAGCTCTGTGGCGGCAACCCGCTGGCGATCCTCAGCGTCGGGGTGGCACTCGCGGCGCCCCTGCTAAAGCATGCGGAGCTTGAAAATGGGGCCTTTCACTTGGTTGGTAATAGCTCCACCGGGAAAACGACGTTGCTGCAGGTGGCCGCGAGTGTTTGTGGAGCACCAACGTTCGTGAGGAACTGGGTAGCGACTGCCAATGGCTTGGCAGCCGTCGCTGCTGAGCACAACGACATGTTGTTAGCGTTGGACGAGATTGGCCTGGCTCGGCCGGAAGATGTCGATGTGGCGACGTATCACATAATGACCGGTGCCAGTAAGCTGCGCGCGAATATCTCAGGGGATCTTGCTGAACAAACGCACTGGCGAACGCTGGCGTTAAGTACTGGTGAGGTATGGCTGTCGGAAGTGTTTCAGGAAATAGGAAAGTCGGTTAAAGCCGGCCAAGAGAATCGTCTTGTCGAGATCCCCGTTTTTGGAAAATTTGGAGCCTTTGACGAGGTGCATGGCTTCAGCAGCCCCCAAGAGTTCGTGGACGCGTTGAAAAGCCGCACCAGGCACTACCATGGCACGCTGTTCCGGCACTGGCTTGAGCGTCTCACAGAAGATGTGGATGACTTGCCCGGCTATATCCAGAATGAGGTCGCCCGGTTGACGGACCAATGGAAGACCTCTCATATGGCTTCGCAAGTCCTCCGGGTGATCAGGCGGTTCGCACTGATCACCGCTGCTCTGTGCCTAGCCTGCCGGAACTACCTACTCCCCTGGTCGGAAGCGGAGTCAGTTCGAGCGGTACACCAAGCAGTTGGAGCCTGGCTTCGGAGCCGAGGTCACATCTTCAATTCGGAGGAGCACCGCATTTTGGCTCGCCTTCGCGATGCGATTTACAAATGGAATCACCGCCTTGTTGACATAGAGCGGGGGGATTACGGAAGAGCAATTGGTCTGCGACGCAAAGTGGCCGGTGAGACGCAGTGGCTGATACCCAAAAATACTCTGATCAAGGAGCTTGGCCTTCGTAGTCGATACACTCGGGAAATTGAGCCGCTTATCCAGAGAGATTTCATGGAAACCAATGAGCAGAGCCGTGGCACCATGAAAATCAAGCTGCGGGATCGATCGGAGCGTTTTTTCGCCCTGTGGCCTGATCGCATCAAGGCGTATTGGGAAGCGCTACCGGATGGAGATGGACTTTCCCAGTTTCCCACTATTCCCACTGGTGATTCGGAGGTAGAGGAGGATGATTGA
- a CDS encoding helix-turn-helix transcriptional regulator → MQRQYFNETNERLLTYEEVCAVTQLSQATLRRYVKAGRFPAPIKPSPQGRAVRFRIQDVRDWLDRL, encoded by the coding sequence ATGCAACGACAGTATTTCAACGAGACGAACGAGCGTTTGCTCACCTATGAAGAGGTTTGTGCCGTCACCCAGCTTTCGCAAGCCACGCTTCGACGGTACGTGAAAGCCGGTCGTTTCCCTGCCCCCATAAAGCCAAGCCCGCAAGGAAGGGCCGTCAGGTTCCGGATTCAGGATGTTCGTGACTGGCTAGACCGGCTGTGA
- the mobI gene encoding conjugative transfer protein MobI(A/C) — MSKRMTLQEICEEWESVSRAQNVDHRRGTEAAIRQCRQFLAVIQQQADVEQARYRYLAQRLCDHFWSHNVAHRTDQTPGYPGHFGCRVRLRKRKLELSWYYNRFVPKKGGEGRSVFSEYIRKEGRFRYHKPAFTRAQDWEKPFIIETETGFEMLRRLNANQAELCRIVRKSERLLKDLEEHLGGLKEATSGSASPSNEEG; from the coding sequence ATGAGCAAACGAATGACTCTCCAGGAAATCTGCGAAGAGTGGGAGTCGGTCAGCCGAGCCCAAAATGTGGACCATCGTCGCGGCACCGAAGCCGCCATTAGGCAGTGCCGGCAATTTCTGGCCGTGATTCAGCAACAAGCAGACGTGGAGCAAGCCAGGTATCGCTATCTAGCGCAGCGGCTCTGTGATCACTTCTGGTCCCACAACGTCGCGCATCGTACCGACCAGACACCCGGCTATCCCGGGCACTTCGGCTGCCGCGTTCGGCTCCGGAAAAGAAAGCTGGAGTTGTCCTGGTACTACAATCGCTTTGTGCCGAAGAAGGGTGGTGAAGGCCGCTCGGTGTTCAGTGAATACATCCGCAAAGAAGGCCGGTTCCGCTACCACAAACCGGCCTTCACGCGGGCACAGGATTGGGAGAAACCATTCATCATAGAGACTGAGACCGGTTTTGAGATGTTGCGAAGGCTCAATGCTAACCAGGCGGAGCTTTGTCGAATCGTGCGGAAAAGCGAGCGCCTCCTGAAAGATCTGGAGGAGCACCTCGGTGGACTAAAGGAGGCTACCAGCGGGAGTGCAAGCCCCTCCAATGAGGAGGGGTGA
- a CDS encoding helix-turn-helix domain-containing protein, giving the protein MAEMEDRWLSVDEIGKHLGVSNDTVYRWIDKHAMPAHRMGRFWKFKKVEVDEWVKGGGAAETSKGERSE; this is encoded by the coding sequence ATGGCCGAGATGGAAGATCGCTGGTTATCCGTAGACGAAATAGGCAAGCACCTCGGTGTCAGCAATGACACCGTGTACCGCTGGATCGACAAGCACGCAATGCCCGCCCACCGCATGGGGCGGTTTTGGAAGTTCAAAAAAGTCGAAGTAGACGAGTGGGTCAAGGGCGGTGGAGCCGCTGAGACGAGCAAGGGTGAGCGTTCCGAATGA
- a CDS encoding DUF1819 family protein, with protein sequence MTRGRYRISFTSGSLYHRESVKLADLYLSLRDWEEVRAQALHDNLLQARTESTAKRTCREAIARLKTLTESELTFLAEANHQDQAHLLWVAVCRLYRFIADFAVEVLHERFVAMKLDLSFEDFDAFYNRKSEWHDELDNASASTRDKLRQVLFRMLREAGLLAKDKTINAVLLSPRLVELLRQNNPDEFFYFPVYESDIRGMSA encoded by the coding sequence ATGACCCGAGGCAGGTATCGCATCTCTTTCACGTCCGGCAGCCTGTATCACCGAGAATCGGTGAAGCTGGCCGATCTGTACCTGTCGCTACGTGACTGGGAAGAGGTGCGTGCTCAAGCGCTGCATGACAACCTGCTACAGGCCAGAACGGAAAGCACTGCAAAGCGCACCTGTAGAGAGGCGATTGCACGCCTGAAGACGTTGACCGAAAGCGAACTGACTTTCCTGGCCGAGGCAAACCACCAGGACCAGGCTCACCTTCTGTGGGTTGCCGTGTGCCGCCTGTACCGCTTTATCGCGGACTTTGCGGTGGAAGTGCTACACGAACGGTTTGTCGCGATGAAGCTGGATCTCAGTTTTGAGGATTTCGATGCCTTCTACAACCGTAAATCGGAATGGCATGACGAACTGGATAATGCCAGCGCCTCAACGCGCGATAAATTGCGGCAGGTCCTGTTCAGAATGCTGCGGGAGGCAGGGTTGTTAGCTAAGGACAAAACCATAAACGCAGTTCTGCTAAGCCCCAGGCTGGTTGAGTTGCTGCGTCAGAACAATCCTGACGAGTTTTTCTACTTCCCAGTCTATGAATCCGATATCAGGGGGATGTCAGCTTGA
- a CDS encoding DUF1788 domain-containing protein, which produces MPMQERLQHLFSVVSGQRFLNKQGLGNEVPFFICPYRPEEAVEMERLQRQLVNRLEQAGIRILSINLYDLAVDILKERDIWEQVLELEPTVSKDQLKELLQGVLDPEAHLVPAIAAKLQSVEFDVLFLSGVGEVFPYIRSHNVLNNLQSTAKDQPTVMFFPGSYTHSLETGASLDLFGRLHDDKYYRAFNIFHYEA; this is translated from the coding sequence ATGCCGATGCAGGAGCGACTACAGCACCTGTTCAGCGTGGTTTCCGGCCAGCGATTCCTTAACAAACAGGGGCTGGGTAATGAAGTGCCTTTCTTCATCTGTCCCTACCGGCCTGAAGAAGCGGTCGAAATGGAGCGTCTTCAGCGGCAGTTGGTTAACCGACTGGAGCAGGCGGGCATCCGGATCCTGAGCATCAATCTGTATGACTTGGCCGTCGATATTTTGAAAGAAAGAGACATCTGGGAGCAGGTGTTAGAGCTCGAGCCCACGGTCTCAAAGGATCAGTTGAAAGAACTGCTACAGGGGGTGCTGGACCCGGAAGCCCATTTGGTGCCCGCTATTGCGGCAAAACTCCAGTCCGTTGAGTTTGACGTGCTGTTTCTCTCAGGGGTGGGCGAGGTCTTCCCCTACATACGCTCCCACAACGTGCTCAACAACTTGCAGAGCACCGCCAAAGACCAGCCAACGGTGATGTTCTTCCCGGGCTCCTATACCCACTCGCTGGAAACCGGTGCATCTCTGGATCTGTTCGGCAGGCTGCATGACGACAAGTACTACCGTGCGTTCAACATCTTTCATTACGAAGCCTGA